One Pectobacterium colocasium DNA segment encodes these proteins:
- the cobB gene encoding Sir2 family NAD+-dependent deacetylase produces the protein MYTRQRLGRFHKGKRMRQQRLRARIFHRDYLAASEVKKPRVVVLTGAGISAESGIRTFRAADGLWEEHRVEDVATPEGFQRNPELVQAFYNARRRQLQQPEIVPNAAHLALANLEAMLEDNFLLITQNIDNLHERAGSQRVIHMHGELLKIRCSQSGQIFEWTDDLAVGERCHCCQFPAPLRPHVVWFGEMPLHMDKIYHALSQADYFIAIGTSGHVYPAAGFVHEAHSHGAYTLELNLEPSQVESQFDEKIYGPASTVVPEFVAAWLTRGQCITF, from the coding sequence ATGTATACGCGTCAACGATTAGGGCGTTTTCATAAGGGAAAGCGTATGCGGCAACAGCGTCTTCGTGCGCGTATTTTCCATCGTGATTATCTGGCGGCAAGCGAAGTGAAAAAACCGCGTGTGGTGGTACTGACGGGGGCAGGTATTTCAGCGGAGTCGGGCATTCGTACCTTTCGTGCGGCCGATGGCCTATGGGAAGAACATCGCGTTGAAGATGTCGCGACGCCTGAAGGTTTTCAGCGTAACCCTGAGCTGGTGCAGGCATTTTATAACGCCCGTCGCCGTCAACTACAGCAGCCGGAAATTGTGCCGAATGCCGCGCATCTGGCATTGGCGAATCTGGAAGCGATGCTGGAAGATAACTTCCTGCTGATTACGCAAAACATCGATAACCTGCATGAACGTGCCGGTAGCCAGCGCGTCATTCATATGCACGGTGAGCTGCTGAAAATACGCTGTAGCCAAAGCGGGCAGATTTTTGAGTGGACGGACGATCTTGCCGTCGGTGAACGTTGCCACTGCTGTCAGTTTCCCGCGCCTTTACGTCCTCATGTGGTGTGGTTTGGTGAAATGCCGCTGCACATGGACAAAATTTACCATGCGCTGTCGCAGGCAGATTATTTTATTGCGATTGGCACATCGGGGCATGTGTATCCCGCTGCTGGCTTTGTCCATGAGGCGCATTCGCACGGTGCCTACACGCTGGAACTGAATCTGGAACCCAGCCAGGTAGAAAGCCAGTTTGATGAAAAAATCTACGGCCCCGCCAGTACCGTCGTGCCTGAGTTCGTCGCGGCCTGGCTGACGCGTGGTCAATGCATCACGTTTTAA
- a CDS encoding class I SAM-dependent methyltransferase, with amino-acid sequence MSDHEAGHKFLARLGKKRLRPGGRKATEWLLSQAGFQQDSVVLEVACNMGTTAMEIARRFGCQVIGADMDKAALEKAQENVAANGLASQVTIMQANALELPFPDNHFDVVINEAMLTMYADKAKSRIIAEYYRVLKPGGRLITHDIMLLSEKDTGALQAVEQMHKAINVHAQPMLRERWVTLFQECGFSKVSYDNGAMTLLTPQGLIYDEGLVGAARIVKNALKKENRGMFFNMFHTFRRNRNQLNYIAVCSTK; translated from the coding sequence ATGAGCGATCATGAAGCAGGGCATAAATTTTTAGCCCGGTTGGGGAAAAAACGTCTGCGCCCCGGCGGTAGGAAAGCAACCGAGTGGCTGCTCAGTCAGGCCGGGTTCCAGCAGGACAGCGTAGTGCTGGAGGTCGCTTGCAATATGGGTACGACGGCGATGGAAATCGCGCGCCGTTTTGGCTGTCAGGTTATCGGCGCGGATATGGATAAAGCAGCGTTAGAGAAGGCGCAGGAAAATGTCGCGGCAAACGGCCTGGCATCGCAGGTCACGATTATGCAGGCGAATGCGCTGGAGCTGCCGTTTCCCGATAATCACTTTGACGTAGTGATTAATGAAGCCATGCTGACGATGTATGCTGACAAGGCCAAAAGCCGCATCATTGCCGAATATTATCGCGTGCTGAAACCGGGTGGCCGCCTGATTACCCACGATATTATGCTGCTCTCCGAGAAGGATACCGGCGCATTACAGGCGGTGGAACAGATGCATAAAGCGATCAACGTGCATGCGCAGCCGATGCTGCGTGAGCGCTGGGTGACGCTGTTTCAGGAATGTGGTTTTAGCAAGGTCAGCTACGATAACGGTGCTATGACGCTGCTGACGCCACAGGGGCTGATTTATGATGAAGGGCTGGTTGGCGCGGCACGTATCGTAAAAAATGCGCTGAAGAAAGAAAACCGAGGCATGTTCTTCAACATGTTCCATACCTTCCGCCGCAATCGGAACCAGCTTAATTATATTGCGGTATGCAGCACGAAGTAG
- a CDS encoding Crp/Fnr family transcriptional regulator gives MTFVKKALSPDEYGEVLFQHDWMRGESSDVVCELLAKSERLFFRQDDILFREGDKMQHCLLVETGKLQAFRHTYGGDEKIFGQFERGEFVAIAAVFMEHGRFPMNIRALSDGHTLMIPRQDIHQFCLQRPELALRLLNYLGKKLYSTINQIDWLTSSSAPQRLADYLLRQHHIQQTQQLTLPVSRGQLATSLGMRGETLSRLMSDWKRQGHITYRGHQVELCNLHYLKELAAEARRTF, from the coding sequence ATGACATTTGTCAAAAAGGCGCTATCGCCCGATGAATACGGCGAGGTGCTGTTTCAGCATGACTGGATGCGCGGTGAATCCAGCGATGTGGTGTGCGAATTATTGGCAAAAAGCGAGCGTCTGTTTTTCCGGCAAGATGACATCCTGTTTCGCGAAGGCGACAAAATGCAGCACTGTTTGCTGGTTGAAACGGGAAAGTTGCAGGCTTTTCGCCATACCTATGGCGGCGATGAGAAGATTTTCGGCCAGTTTGAACGCGGAGAATTTGTCGCCATCGCGGCGGTGTTTATGGAGCACGGCCGCTTCCCGATGAATATCCGCGCGCTGAGCGACGGCCATACGCTGATGATTCCACGGCAGGATATTCACCAGTTCTGTTTACAGCGCCCGGAGTTGGCGCTGCGTTTACTCAACTATCTGGGTAAGAAACTCTACTCGACGATCAACCAAATCGACTGGCTGACGTCCAGCTCCGCGCCACAGCGTCTGGCAGATTATCTGCTGCGGCAGCACCATATTCAGCAAACTCAGCAACTGACATTACCGGTGAGCCGAGGGCAACTTGCGACTTCATTAGGGATGCGCGGTGAGACATTGAGCCGATTGATGTCCGACTGGAAGCGACAAGGCCACATTACCTATCGGGGCCATCAGGTGGAATTGTGCAACCTGCATTATCTAAAAGAGCTGGCGGCAGAAGCCAGACGGACGTTCTAA
- the lolC gene encoding lipoprotein-releasing ABC transporter permease subunit LolC produces the protein MYQPVALFIGLRYMRGRASDRFGRFVSWLSAIGITLGVMALVTVLSVMNGFERELEGNILGVMPQAVITTPQGSLNPALIPASSLDSLEGVTRIAPLTTGDVVLQSARSVAVGVMLGIDPDEQEPLSRYLVNVKQQQLQSGQYQAILGEKLAEQLGVKAGDQIRMMVTSASQLTPMGRIPSQRIFTVAGTFAANSEVDSYQLLVNQQDASRLMRYPANDITGWRLWLEKPLSVDTLSTQTLPEGTVWKDWRERKGELFQAVRMEKNMMGLLLSLIVAVAAFNIITSLGLLVMEKQGEVAILQTQGLTQRQIMAVFMVQGGSAGVIGALLGALLGTLLVSQLNTLMPILGVLLDGAALPVDIDPAQVVTIAISAMVIALLSTLYPSWRAAAVQPAEALRYE, from the coding sequence ATGTATCAACCTGTCGCTTTATTTATTGGCCTACGCTACATGCGTGGGCGCGCATCAGACCGCTTCGGCCGGTTTGTCTCCTGGTTATCCGCCATTGGTATCACGCTGGGCGTGATGGCGCTGGTCACCGTGCTTTCCGTGATGAATGGCTTCGAGCGCGAACTGGAGGGCAATATTCTGGGCGTGATGCCTCAGGCGGTCATCACTACGCCGCAAGGTTCGCTGAACCCGGCGTTGATTCCTGCTTCCTCCTTAGACTCGCTGGAAGGCGTGACGCGCATTGCGCCGTTGACGACGGGTGATGTGGTGCTGCAAAGCGCCCGTAGCGTCGCCGTAGGCGTGATGTTAGGGATTGATCCTGACGAGCAGGAACCGCTGTCGCGTTATCTGGTTAATGTCAAACAGCAGCAACTGCAATCCGGTCAATATCAGGCCATTTTGGGCGAGAAACTGGCCGAACAACTGGGGGTCAAAGCGGGCGATCAGATTCGCATGATGGTGACGAGCGCCAGCCAACTGACGCCGATGGGGCGTATTCCCAGCCAGCGTATCTTCACCGTTGCTGGCACCTTTGCCGCGAACAGCGAAGTGGATAGCTACCAACTGCTGGTGAACCAGCAGGATGCCTCTCGCTTGATGCGCTACCCGGCGAACGACATTACCGGCTGGCGTCTGTGGCTGGAAAAGCCGCTGTCGGTTGATACGCTGAGCACGCAAACGCTGCCGGAAGGCACGGTCTGGAAAGACTGGCGCGAACGTAAAGGCGAACTCTTTCAGGCCGTGCGTATGGAGAAAAACATGATGGGGCTGTTGCTCAGCCTGATCGTGGCGGTGGCCGCTTTCAATATTATTACCTCGCTGGGTTTACTGGTGATGGAAAAACAGGGTGAAGTCGCCATTTTGCAAACGCAGGGGCTGACTCAACGCCAGATTATGGCGGTGTTTATGGTGCAGGGGGGCAGCGCTGGCGTGATTGGCGCGTTGTTAGGGGCATTGCTGGGAACGCTATTGGTCAGCCAACTGAATACGCTGATGCCAATATTGGGCGTATTGCTGGATGGTGCCGCGTTGCCAGTGGATATTGACCCCGCGCAGGTGGTGACTATCGCCATTTCCGCGATGGTGATTGCCCTCTTATCGACACTTTACCCGTCATGGCGCGCTGCCGCCGTTCAACCCGCTGAGGCTTTACGTTATGAGTGA
- the mfd gene encoding transcription-repair coupling factor, with protein MMPENYRYSLPSKAGEQRLLGQLTGAACAVECAEIIERHAGLVVLIAPDMQNALRLRDEIQQFTDQHVTTLPDWETLPYDSFSPHQEIISTRLSTLYQLPNMTRGVLILPVNTLMQRVCPHSFLHGHALVLKKGQRLSRDKLRSQLEQAGYRSVDQVMEHGEYATRGALLDLFPMGSEEPYRIDFFDDEIDSLRLFDVDTQRTLNEVPHINLLPAHEFPTDKAAIELFRSQWREQFEVRRDAEHLYQQVSKGVWPAGIEYWQPLFFGEPLPSLFSYFPDNTLIVNTGNIEQSAERFWLDIQQRFESRRVDPMRPLLPSDSLWLRVDGLFTELKAWPRVQLRTDTLPEKAANVNLAYLPLPELAIQHQQKSPLDALRRFIEQSDGQVIFSVESEGRRETLQELLARIKLNPTLISTLEQAQERGTYLIIGASEHGFIDTLRQRALICESDLLGERVSRRRQDNRRTINTDTLIRNLAELRPGQPVVHLEHGVGRYAGLTTLEAGGIKAEYLILTYSGEDKLYVPVSSLHLISRYAGGADENAPLHKLGGDAWSRARQKAAERVRDVAAELLDVYAQRAAKSGFAFKHDKTQYQLFCESFPFETTPDQAQAINAVLSDMCQPLAMDRLVCGDVGFGKTEVAMRAAFLAVENHKQVAVLVPTTLLAQQHFDNFRDRFANWPVKIEMISRFRSAREQTQVLEETQEGKVDILIGTHKLLQSDVRWRDLGLLIVDEEHRFGVRHKERIKAMRANVDILTLTATPIPRTLNMAMSGMRDLSIIATPPARRLAVKTFVREYDNLVVREAILREILRGGQVYYLYNDVENIEKATQRLAELVPEARIAIGHGQMRERELERVMNDFHHQRFNVLVCTTIIETGIDIPSANTIIIERADHFGLAQLHQLRGRVGRSHHQAYAYLLTPNPKAMSTDAQKRLEAIASLEDLGAGFALATHDLEIRGAGELLGEDQSGQMTSVGFSLYMELLESAVDALKAGREPSLEDLINSQTDVELRLPALLPDDFIPDVNTRLSLYKRIASAKTADELDELKVELIDRFGLLPDASRYLLQIAALRQQAQALGIRRIEGNEKGGFIEFSEQNRVDPSHLIGLLQRDPGTYRLDGPTRLKFMKDLSDRPKRIEFIGSLLGNMAQHTLAA; from the coding sequence ATGATGCCTGAAAATTACCGTTATTCGCTGCCATCAAAAGCCGGTGAGCAGCGCCTGCTGGGCCAGTTAACCGGCGCTGCCTGCGCCGTTGAATGTGCAGAAATTATTGAACGCCACGCTGGGCTGGTGGTACTTATCGCCCCTGATATGCAAAACGCCCTGCGCTTACGCGATGAGATTCAGCAATTTACCGACCAGCACGTCACTACGCTACCTGACTGGGAAACGCTGCCCTACGATAGTTTTTCTCCGCATCAGGAAATTATTTCGACCCGCCTTTCCACCCTGTACCAACTTCCCAACATGACACGCGGCGTTCTGATACTGCCGGTCAACACGCTGATGCAGCGCGTTTGTCCGCACAGTTTCCTGCACGGCCATGCGCTGGTGTTGAAAAAAGGCCAGCGTCTTTCGCGCGATAAGCTGCGTTCACAGTTGGAGCAGGCGGGCTACCGCAGTGTCGATCAGGTCATGGAACACGGTGAATATGCCACGCGCGGCGCACTGCTGGATCTGTTCCCCATGGGGAGCGAAGAGCCCTACCGTATTGATTTCTTTGATGATGAGATCGACAGCCTGCGTCTGTTCGATGTGGATACACAGCGCACGCTGAATGAAGTGCCGCACATTAATCTGCTGCCTGCCCACGAGTTCCCGACGGATAAAGCCGCCATCGAGCTTTTTCGCAGCCAGTGGCGCGAACAGTTTGAGGTACGGCGCGACGCCGAGCACCTTTACCAACAGGTCAGCAAAGGCGTCTGGCCCGCGGGGATCGAATACTGGCAGCCGTTATTCTTTGGCGAACCGCTGCCGTCGCTGTTCAGCTACTTCCCGGACAATACGCTGATCGTCAATACCGGCAATATCGAACAGAGCGCCGAGCGCTTCTGGCTGGATATTCAGCAGCGTTTTGAAAGCCGCCGTGTCGATCCCATGCGTCCGCTGCTGCCGTCAGACTCACTCTGGTTACGAGTAGATGGCCTGTTCACGGAGCTGAAAGCGTGGCCGCGCGTGCAGTTGAGAACTGATACGCTGCCGGAAAAAGCCGCCAACGTGAATCTTGCCTATCTGCCGCTGCCGGAACTGGCGATTCAGCATCAGCAAAAATCCCCGTTAGATGCGCTGCGCCGCTTTATCGAACAGTCCGACGGTCAGGTCATTTTCTCCGTTGAGAGTGAAGGCCGTCGCGAAACGCTCCAGGAACTGCTGGCACGCATCAAACTGAACCCTACGCTCATCAGCACGTTGGAGCAGGCGCAGGAGCGTGGCACTTACCTGATCATCGGCGCCAGTGAGCACGGTTTTATCGACACGCTGCGCCAGCGGGCCTTAATCTGCGAAAGCGATCTGCTGGGCGAACGCGTCAGCCGCCGCCGTCAGGATAATCGCCGCACGATCAATACCGATACGCTGATCCGCAATCTGGCGGAGCTGCGGCCGGGGCAACCCGTTGTCCATCTCGAACATGGCGTTGGCCGCTATGCCGGGTTGACCACGTTGGAAGCCGGTGGCATCAAAGCCGAATACCTGATTTTGACCTATTCGGGCGAGGACAAGCTGTATGTCCCCGTTTCCTCACTGCATTTGATCAGCCGCTACGCAGGCGGTGCCGATGAGAATGCGCCGCTGCATAAACTGGGTGGCGATGCGTGGTCGCGCGCACGGCAAAAAGCAGCAGAAAGAGTGCGCGATGTCGCCGCCGAACTGTTGGATGTTTATGCGCAACGCGCGGCGAAAAGCGGTTTTGCCTTTAAGCATGATAAAACGCAATATCAGCTTTTCTGCGAAAGTTTCCCCTTCGAGACCACGCCCGATCAGGCGCAGGCTATCAACGCCGTGTTGAGCGATATGTGCCAGCCGCTGGCGATGGACCGTCTGGTGTGTGGCGATGTCGGCTTTGGTAAAACCGAAGTGGCAATGCGCGCCGCGTTTCTGGCGGTTGAAAACCATAAGCAGGTTGCCGTTCTGGTACCGACAACGCTGTTGGCTCAGCAGCATTTTGACAACTTCCGCGATCGCTTTGCCAACTGGCCGGTAAAGATTGAAATGATCTCCCGCTTCCGTAGCGCCCGTGAGCAAACTCAGGTGCTGGAAGAAACGCAGGAAGGCAAAGTCGATATTCTGATCGGTACCCATAAGCTATTGCAGAGCGACGTGCGCTGGCGCGACTTAGGGCTGCTGATTGTGGACGAAGAACACCGCTTTGGCGTGCGTCACAAAGAACGTATCAAAGCAATGCGGGCGAATGTCGATATCCTGACGCTCACCGCCACGCCAATTCCGCGTACGCTCAACATGGCGATGAGCGGGATGCGCGATCTGTCAATTATCGCCACGCCCCCTGCCCGTCGTTTGGCGGTGAAAACGTTCGTGCGCGAATATGACAATCTGGTGGTGCGCGAAGCCATCCTGCGTGAAATTCTACGCGGAGGTCAGGTGTATTACCTTTATAACGATGTCGAAAATATTGAGAAAGCCACCCAGCGACTGGCGGAGCTGGTGCCGGAAGCGCGCATCGCTATCGGCCACGGTCAGATGCGTGAACGCGAGCTGGAGCGAGTCATGAACGACTTCCACCATCAGCGTTTTAACGTGCTGGTGTGTACCACCATCATCGAAACCGGGATCGACATCCCGAGCGCCAACACCATCATCATCGAGCGTGCCGACCATTTCGGTCTGGCACAGTTGCACCAGTTGCGCGGTCGCGTCGGACGTTCCCACCATCAGGCTTATGCCTATCTGCTGACGCCAAACCCCAAAGCGATGAGCACCGATGCGCAGAAACGTCTGGAAGCGATCGCCTCACTGGAAGACCTCGGTGCCGGTTTTGCACTGGCCACGCACGATCTGGAAATCCGTGGCGCAGGCGAACTGCTCGGAGAAGACCAGAGCGGGCAGATGACCAGCGTCGGTTTCTCACTGTATATGGAACTACTGGAAAGCGCCGTCGATGCGCTGAAAGCAGGCCGGGAGCCGTCGCTGGAAGATTTGATCAACAGCCAGACCGACGTCGAATTACGGTTGCCTGCCCTGCTGCCCGACGATTTCATTCCCGACGTCAATACGCGGCTGTCGCTGTACAAACGTATTGCCAGCGCGAAAACCGCCGACGAACTGGATGAATTGAAGGTCGAACTGATCGATCGTTTCGGTCTCCTTCCCGATGCCAGCCGCTATCTGTTGCAGATTGCCGCCCTGCGCCAGCAGGCACAGGCGCTGGGTATTCGCCGTATTGAAGGCAATGAGAAAGGTGGATTTATCGAATTCAGTGAGCAAAATCGCGTTGATCCGTCTCACCTCATCGGTCTGTTACAGCGCGATCCGGGCACCTACCGCCTTGATGGCCCAACTCGCCTGAAATTCATGAAGGATTTGAGCGATCGCCCAAAACGCATTGAATTCATCGGTTCGCTGCTGGGAAATATGGCGCAGCATACGCTGGCGGCGTAA
- the nagK gene encoding N-acetylglucosamine kinase: MYYGFDMGGTKIELGVFDAALNNVWQKRVPTPRNHYDELLTTLVDLVHEADAQTGVQGKVGIGVPGVQTGREGTLFTANLPAAMGKPLRTDLSQRLQRDVRLSNDANCFVLSEAWDAEFRSYPVVLGMILGTGLGGGLVINGRPVEGRNGIAGEFGHIRLPSDALDIIGADIPRVKCGCGQFGCIENYISGRGFEWLYEHLYGEALPAVTIIRHYRGGEEKALEFVDRFMDLLAACLGNLLTLFDPHLLVLGGGLSNFDEIYQILPTRLPARLLPIAKLPRIEKARHGDAGGVRGAALLHLMDN; this comes from the coding sequence ATGTACTACGGTTTTGACATGGGCGGCACGAAAATTGAGCTGGGCGTGTTCGATGCGGCGCTGAACAACGTGTGGCAAAAGCGGGTGCCGACCCCACGCAATCATTATGATGAGTTGCTCACCACGCTGGTTGATCTGGTTCATGAAGCGGATGCACAAACCGGAGTACAAGGAAAGGTCGGTATCGGCGTACCGGGGGTACAGACTGGGCGGGAAGGGACGCTATTTACCGCTAACCTGCCTGCGGCGATGGGGAAGCCGTTACGTACGGATTTGTCACAGCGTTTGCAGCGGGATGTTCGCCTCAGCAACGATGCCAACTGTTTTGTACTGTCTGAAGCCTGGGACGCGGAGTTTCGTTCGTATCCTGTCGTGTTGGGGATGATTCTGGGCACGGGGTTGGGGGGCGGTCTGGTAATTAACGGGCGTCCGGTTGAAGGGCGCAACGGCATTGCCGGTGAGTTTGGCCATATCCGCCTGCCGTCCGATGCGTTGGATATCATCGGTGCCGACATTCCCCGCGTGAAGTGCGGCTGCGGGCAATTTGGCTGTATTGAGAATTATATTTCCGGGCGCGGTTTTGAGTGGCTGTACGAACATCTGTATGGCGAAGCCCTGCCAGCCGTGACCATCATTCGACACTATCGTGGCGGCGAGGAAAAAGCGCTGGAGTTTGTCGATCGCTTTATGGATTTATTGGCGGCCTGTCTGGGTAATCTGTTGACCCTGTTCGATCCGCATTTGCTGGTGCTGGGCGGCGGTTTGTCGAATTTTGATGAAATTTATCAAATTCTACCAACGCGTCTTCCTGCACGACTTTTACCGATTGCGAAACTGCCACGCATAGAGAAAGCGCGTCACGGTGATGCGGGCGGCGTACGTGGCGCGGCGTTGCTACACTTAATGGATAACTAG
- the lolD gene encoding lipoprotein-releasing ABC transporter ATP-binding protein LolD: MSDLPLLQCNNLSKRYQDGNLSTDVLRDVSFEMGCGEMMAIVGSSGSGKSTLLHMLGGLDTPTSGEVIFKGQPLGTLSAAAKADLRNRELGFIYQFHHLLPDFTALENVAMPLLIGKVPTSQAQDKAREMLAAVGLEARSHHRSSELSGGERQRVAIARALVNSPSLVLADEPTGNLDQRTADTIFELLGELNVRQGTAFLVVTHDLQLASRLNRQLEMRDGQLQQELTLMGARQ, translated from the coding sequence ATGAGTGATTTACCGTTATTGCAGTGTAATAACCTGTCCAAGCGCTATCAGGACGGCAACCTGTCTACCGATGTGTTGCGCGATGTCTCTTTCGAGATGGGGTGCGGGGAGATGATGGCGATCGTTGGGAGCTCGGGGTCGGGTAAAAGTACGCTACTGCATATGTTGGGCGGGTTGGATACGCCAACGTCAGGCGAAGTCATCTTCAAAGGTCAGCCGCTAGGTACGCTCTCGGCAGCGGCAAAAGCCGATTTGCGCAATCGCGAGCTGGGCTTCATTTATCAGTTTCATCACCTGCTACCCGATTTTACCGCGTTGGAAAACGTCGCAATGCCGCTGCTGATTGGCAAAGTGCCAACATCGCAGGCGCAGGATAAAGCACGCGAAATGCTGGCGGCTGTCGGGCTGGAAGCGCGCAGCCACCACCGTTCGTCTGAGCTGTCCGGCGGTGAGCGGCAGCGTGTCGCCATCGCCAGAGCGCTGGTTAACAGCCCGTCGCTGGTGCTGGCGGACGAACCAACGGGTAACCTCGATCAGCGCACGGCGGATACTATTTTTGAACTACTGGGAGAGCTGAACGTCCGGCAGGGCACCGCTTTTCTGGTGGTGACACACGATCTGCAACTGGCTAGCCGACTGAATCGCCAACTGGAAATGCGCGACGGTCAGTTGCAGCAGGAACTGACCCTGATGGGGGCGCGGCAATGA
- the lolE gene encoding lipoprotein-releasing ABC transporter permease subunit LolE: MTFTPLSLLIGLRFSRGRRRGGMVSLISVISTLGIALGVAVLILGLSAMNGFERELNNRVLAVVPHGEIAPVNQPFDGWQDMLPKIEQVPGVAAAAPYINFTGLLENGAKLQAVQVKGVDPQQEKRLSALPNYVLNDAWQRFRAGEQQVIIGQGVAKALNVAEGDWVTVMIPNSDPEMKLMQPKRIRLHVSGILQLSGQLDHGLALIPLADAQQYLDMGQSVTGIAIKAKDVFSANKLVRDAGMVTKAYVTIRSWIGTYGYMYRDIQMVRTIMYLAMILVIGVACFNIVSTLVMAVKDKSSDIAVLRTLGASDGLIRSIFVWYGLLAGLLGSVIGAVIGVIATLQLTPIIHGIEALIGHKLLSGDIYFIDFLPSELHLMDVFIVLGTSLVLSLIASWYPARRASRIDPARVLSGQ; this comes from the coding sequence ATGACATTTACTCCGCTCTCGTTGCTGATTGGCCTGCGCTTTAGCCGTGGCCGTCGGCGTGGCGGCATGGTTTCGCTGATTTCGGTCATTTCGACGCTGGGGATCGCCCTCGGCGTCGCGGTGCTGATTCTTGGCCTGAGCGCAATGAATGGCTTTGAGCGTGAACTGAATAACCGCGTTCTTGCCGTGGTGCCGCACGGTGAGATCGCACCGGTCAATCAGCCTTTTGACGGCTGGCAGGACATGCTGCCGAAAATAGAGCAGGTGCCCGGCGTGGCAGCCGCGGCGCCTTATATCAATTTCACCGGGCTGTTGGAGAACGGTGCCAAACTTCAGGCGGTTCAGGTAAAAGGCGTCGATCCGCAGCAGGAGAAACGTCTTAGCGCGTTGCCCAACTATGTGCTTAATGATGCCTGGCAGCGGTTCCGCGCGGGCGAACAGCAGGTCATTATTGGGCAAGGCGTGGCAAAGGCGCTGAATGTGGCTGAAGGGGATTGGGTTACGGTGATGATCCCGAACAGCGATCCGGAAATGAAGCTGATGCAGCCTAAACGTATCCGGCTGCACGTCAGTGGCATTTTACAACTGAGCGGCCAGCTCGATCACGGTCTGGCGCTGATTCCGCTTGCCGATGCCCAGCAGTATCTGGATATGGGACAGAGCGTAACGGGTATCGCGATCAAGGCTAAGGATGTTTTTTCTGCCAATAAACTGGTGCGCGATGCGGGCATGGTCACAAAGGCCTATGTCACTATTCGCAGTTGGATTGGCACCTATGGTTATATGTACCGAGACATCCAGATGGTGAGAACTATCATGTATCTGGCGATGATCCTGGTGATTGGTGTGGCCTGTTTTAATATTGTTTCAACGCTGGTGATGGCGGTGAAGGACAAAAGCAGCGATATCGCCGTCCTGCGTACGCTGGGGGCGTCAGACGGGCTGATTCGGTCTATCTTTGTATGGTACGGGTTATTGGCTGGGCTGCTGGGCAGCGTGATTGGGGCGGTGATCGGTGTGATCGCAACCTTGCAACTCACCCCGATTATTCATGGTATTGAAGCACTTATTGGCCATAAACTGCTGTCTGGTGATATCTATTTTATTGATTTTCTGCCGTCGGAATTGCACCTGATGGATGTCTTTATCGTATTAGGAACCTCACTGGTGTTGAGCCTGATTGCCAGTTGGTATCCGGCACGGCGCGCCAGCCGGATTGACCCTGCCCGCGTGCTGAGCGGACAGTAA